A single window of Falco peregrinus isolate bFalPer1 chromosome 11, bFalPer1.pri, whole genome shotgun sequence DNA harbors:
- the LOC129785326 gene encoding translation initiation factor IF-2-like: PRGSEAEEDQTPLLALAAIKLHTSVRPSVRLPLPICPAAQRRRRGRGRGAAAAFPTTCLRSLIGAGRAGVFCTTAPGPPWAAARSTPPGDRASGGGQPGGRAPGRREGEGGEGRGGARRGAGATLAGAGPRRGRGVRGAGVGRGAGPGVRRGGAGRVSARPVQRRRPPAPRPPLPNTDQQETRPTPPPAPPSRGAAQPALSRRPAGRTGAARARPLFQTNCVAKVSFRWREETVSPALPPLPRHPPPARRGTAGTPRAGAGAAAAAGPGEGRGGTSQGPALLPPPAPRPPPRSVPPAPRVHRGLMAVGTAGPRSPARPERRRLPAPAEGGAARPVGAGRAERGTAPGPRSAAFIWGRRGAPRSSRSSPAAVQPPSPPRPGTRRPAGKETGPFRISSKRPPPI; encoded by the coding sequence CCGCGCGGCTCGGAAGCCGAAGAGGATCAAACGCCTCTGCTGGCTTTAGCAGCAATAAAACTTCACacgtccgtccgtccgtccgtccgtctTCCCCTTCCCATTTGTCCCGCAGCCCAGCGAAGGCGGAGGGGacggggccgcggggccgctgCCGCCTTTCCCACGACGTGTTTGCGCAGCCTTAtcggcgcggggcgggcgggggtgTTTTGCACGACGGCTCCCGGCCCACCTTGGGCGGCTGCCCGCTCCACGCCGCCGGGGGACCGTGCCTCCGGCGGGGGGCAGCCCGGCGGGagggccccggggcggcgggaaggggaagggggggaggggcgcggcggggctcgGCGAGGGGCTGGCGCGACCTTGGCGGgtgccgggccgcggcgggggcggggtgTGCGGGGGGCGGGCGTGGGACGGGGTGCGGGGCCAGGGGTGCGTCGTGGCGGGGCGGGCCGCGTGTCAGCCCGGCCGGTGCAGCGGCGGcgccccccggctccccgcccgccgctcccgAACACGGACCAGCAGGAAACCCgaccgacccccccccccgcccccccgagcAGGGGAGCGGCGCAGCCCGCGCTCAGCCGCCGTCCCGCCGGTCGCACCGGGGCAGCGCGGGCCCGACCTTTGTTCCAAACCAATTGCGTGGCAAAAGTTTCTTTTCGGTGGCGGGAGGAAACGGTGTCCCCGGCGCTGCCGCCTCTCCCCCGGcacccgccgcccgcccgccgaGGCACCGCGGGCActccccgggccggggccggggccgcagcagcggcggggcccggggaGGGGCGCGGAGGCACTTCGCAGGGCCCCGCGCTgctcccgccgccggccccgcggcccccgccccgctccgtCCCGCCCGCGCCGCGGGTGCACCGGGGGCTGATGGCGGTCGGCACGGCggggccccgctcccccgcccgccccgagcgccgccgcctcccggccCCAGCGGagggcggggcggcccggccggtgggggcggggcgggccgagCGGGGCACCGCCCCCGGGCCGCGGTCGGCGGCGTTTATAtgggggcggcgcggggcgccgCGGAGTTCCCGCAGTTCGCCCGCTGCTGTGCAGCCGCCGTCGCCGCCTCGGCCCGGCACCCGCCGTCCCGCCGGGAAGGAGACGGGACCATTTCGGATCTCAAGCAAACGGCCCCCTCCTATCTAG